From Saccharomyces paradoxus chromosome IX, complete sequence, one genomic window encodes:
- the GUT2 gene encoding glycerol-3-phosphate dehydrogenase (Mitochondrial glycerol-3-phosphate dehydrogenase~similar to YIL155C) — protein sequence MFSVTRRRAAAAAAAMATATGSLYWVTSQGDRPLVHNDPSYMVQFPTAAPPQVSRRDLLDRLAKTHQFDVLIIGGGATGTGCALDAATRGLNVALVEKGDFASGTSSKSTKMIHGGVRYLEKAFWEFSKAQLDLVIEALNERKHLINTAPHLCTVLPILIPIYSTWQVPYIYMGCKFYDFFAGSQNLKKSYLLSKSATVEKAPMLTTDNLKASLVYHDGSFNDSRLNATLAITAVENGATVLNYVEVQKLIKDPATGKVIGADARDVETNELVRINAKCVVNATGPYSDAILQMDRNPSGLPDSPLNDNSKVKSAFNQIAVMDPKMVIPSIGVHIVLPSFYCPKDMGLLDVRTSDGRVMFFLPWQGKVLAGTTDIPLKQVPENPMPTEADIQDILKELQHYIEFPVKREDVLSAWAGVRPLVRDPRTIPADGKKGSATQGVVRSHFLFTSDNGLITIAGGKWTTYRQMAEETIDKVVEVGGFHNLKPCHTRDIKLAGAEEWTQNYVALLAQNYHLSSKMSNYLVQNYGTRSSIICEFFKESMENKLPLSLADKENNVIYASEENNLVNFDTFRYPFTIGELKYSMQYEYCRTPLDFLLRRTRFAFLDAKEALNAVHATVKVMGDEFDWSEKKRQWELEKTVNFIKTFGV from the coding sequence CAGGTCTCTAGACGAGACCTGCTGGATCGTCTGGCCAAGACGCACCAATTCGACGTGTTGATCATCGGTGGAGGAGCCACTGGGACAGGGTGTGCCCTAGACGCTGCCACCAGGGGGCTCAATGTGGCCCTTGTCGAGAAGGGCGATTTTGCCTCGGGAACGTCGTCCAAGTCTACCAAGATGATTCACGGTGGCGTGCGGTACTTGGAGAAGGCCTTCTGGGAATTCTCCAAGGCACAGCTGGATCTGGTCATCGAGGCACTCAATGAGCGTAAACATCTTATCAACACTGCCCCCCATCTGTGCACGGTCCTACCGATTCTGATCCCCATCTACAGCACGTGGCAGGTCCCGTACATCTATATGGGTTGTAAATTCTACGATTTCTTCGCTGGTTCccaaaacttgaaaaaatcatacCTGCTGTCCAAATCTGCCACCGTGGAGAAGGCTCCGATGCTTACGACGGACAATTTGAAGGCCTCGCTTGTGTATCACGATGGGTCCTTTAACGATTCGCGTTTGAATGCCACTTTGGCCATCACGGCTGTGGAGAACGGCGCTACCGTTTTGAACTATGTCGAAGTACAGAAATTGATCAAGGACCCAGCTACTGGTAAAGTTATCGGTGCCGATGCTCGTGACGTTGAGACTAACGAACTCGTTAGAATCAACGCCAAATGCGTTGTCAACGCCACAGGGCCATACAGTGATGCCATTTTGCAAATGGACCGCAACCCATCGGGTCTACCGGACTCCCCGTTAAATGACAACTCCAAAGTCAAGTCGGCTTTCAACCAAATCGCCGTCATGGACCCGAAAATGGTCATTCCATCTATTGGTGTTCACATTGTATTGCCCTCTTTCTACTGCCCGAAGGACATGGGTTTGTTGGACGTCAGAACGTCTGATGGAAGAGTGATGTTCTTCTTACCTTGGCAGGGCAAAGTCTTGGCTGGTACCACAGACATCCCACTAAAGCAAGTTCCAGAAAACCCCATGCCCACAGAGGCCGATATCCAAGATATCTTGAAAGAACTGCAACACTACATTGAATTCCCTGTGAAGAGAGAAGACGTCCTAAGTGCATGGGCCGGTGTCAGGCCTTTGGTCAGAGATCCGCGTACAATCCCCGCAGACGGTAAGAAGGGTTCTGCCACCCAGGGCGTGGTGAGATCGCACTTTTTGTTCACTTCGGATAATGGATTAATTACTATTGCAGGTGGTAAATGGACTACTTACAGACAGATGGCAGAGGAGACAATTGACAAAGTTGTCGAAGTTGGTGGATTCCATAATTTGAAACCTTGCCACACAAGAGACATCAAACTTGCTGGTGCCGAAGAATGGACGCAGAACTATGTAGCCTTATTGGCTCAAAATTACCATCTATCATCAAAGATGTCCAACTATTTGGTTCAAAACTATGGAACTCGTTCTTCCATTATTTgcgaatttttcaaagagtCTATGGAAAATAAACTGCCCCTGTCCTTAgctgataaagaaaacaacgTAATCTACGCTAGCGAGGAAAACAACTTGGTCAATTTTGATACTTTCAGATATCCATTCACAATCGGTGAGTTAAAGTATTCGATGCAATACGAATATTGTAGAACTCCCTTGGATTTCCTTTtaagaagaacaagattCGCCTTCTTGGACGCCAAGGAAGCTTTGAATGCGGTACATGCCACTGTCAAAGTTATGGGTGATGAGTTCGATTGGTcagagaagaagaggcaATGggaacttgaaaaaactgTAAACTTTATCAAGACATTTGGTGTCTAG